One genomic window of Desulfurococcus mucosus DSM 2162 includes the following:
- a CDS encoding TRAM domain-containing protein, with translation MKASDNMVERDTVVSRQQKKHSWNPYTSDVQRFSIYPRIQAPQEDSLKPGRILTVEIGDVDKHGNGVVNYKGTRIIVYNASLGSKVRIRITRVNGDTAYGEILETLSEADERYQ, from the coding sequence ATGAAAGCCTCAGACAACATGGTAGAGCGGGATACAGTCGTGTCCAGGCAGCAGAAGAAACACAGCTGGAACCCATACACCAGTGACGTGCAGAGGTTCAGCATATATCCAAGGATACAGGCACCCCAGGAGGACTCATTAAAACCCGGCAGGATTCTAACAGTCGAGATAGGGGATGTCGACAAGCATGGAAACGGCGTGGTCAACTACAAGGGGACGAGGATAATAGTGTACAATGCGAGCCTCGGGTCGAAGGTGAGGATCAGGATCACAAGGGTAAACGGTGACACCGCTTACGGAGAGATCCTGGAGACGCTGAGTGAAGCTGATGAAAGATACCAGTAA
- a CDS encoding MogA/MoaB family molybdenum cofactor biosynthesis protein produces the protein MRGSTVLDFHIVVVSDRIAGGESIDVSGEKAVEYLASRGFKVSGKTVVGNSYRDIVRVLRESKSRVILFIGGTGPSPRDITVDVLESLAWRELPGFGEAFRRLSSSTIGHRAILSRAGLYILPDGRITVALPGSTQALEVGLSILVDIVGHLAEEVDRFEGPHR, from the coding sequence ATGAGGGGGTCAACAGTGTTGGACTTCCACATAGTAGTCGTCAGCGATAGGATCGCGGGTGGAGAATCCATTGATGTAAGCGGTGAGAAAGCCGTGGAATACCTTGCCAGCAGGGGATTCAAGGTTTCAGGGAAAACGGTGGTCGGCAACAGTTACAGGGACATAGTCAGGGTGCTACGTGAATCAAAGAGCAGGGTCATTCTCTTCATCGGTGGCACGGGACCCAGCCCCAGGGATATAACAGTAGACGTCCTCGAGTCGCTCGCGTGGAGAGAGCTCCCAGGCTTCGGGGAAGCCTTCAGAAGGCTCTCCAGCAGCACCATAGGTCATAGGGCAATTCTCTCACGTGCAGGACTCTACATCCTGCCTGATGGGAGGATAACCGTGGCGCTCCCGGGTTCGACTCAGGCCCTTGAAGTAGGCTTAAGTATACTGGTCGACATAGTGGGGCACCTGGCTGAGGAAGTAGACAGGTTCGAGGGCCCCCACAGGTGA
- a CDS encoding MGMT family protein, whose protein sequence is MVESREGRLLAHGALMTDICEAVYMLTMIIPVGSATTYSSIARVLGVHPRIVARCLSLNRDPILVPCHRVVYSNGGLGGYTPGGVGVKRRLLEVEGVVFQGNRVKKECLIDIHSLLHGLDRLKH, encoded by the coding sequence GTGGTTGAGAGCAGGGAAGGTAGGCTCCTTGCACATGGTGCTTTAATGACTGATATATGTGAAGCCGTGTACATGCTTACCATGATCATACCTGTAGGCTCAGCCACAACGTACTCCAGCATAGCCAGGGTTCTCGGCGTGCATCCAAGGATAGTTGCACGATGCCTCTCACTCAATAGGGATCCCATCCTGGTTCCATGCCACCGCGTCGTGTACAGTAATGGAGGGTTAGGCGGCTACACGCCCGGCGGGGTGGGGGTTAAAAGGCGGCTACTGGAGGTGGAGGGAGTGGTGTTTCAAGGCAACCGTGTTAAAAAGGAGTGCTTAATCGACATACACTCCCTCCTCCACGGCTTAGACCGGTTGAAGCATTGA
- the sucC gene encoding ADP-forming succinate--CoA ligase subunit beta produces MKLYEYEGKEIARRYGVDVPRGLLASSVEEVAEAYRRLGSQVVVLKAQVLVGGRGLAGGVKKAGSLEEAVAKAGELFSTSIRGERVGKLLVEEAVCISRELYVSLTVDRASRRLVYLVSGMGGVEIEELARRHPDKVLRIPVDPFNGFSSYMARQALGFLGLPWDKLGVLENVMRAMYRIMVDYDAELVEFNPLAYTCSGGLTALDAKVIVDDNSLYRHPDLQPLYGRDASSYERLAKQLEFNYVELDGDIGVISNGAGLTMATMDAILHYGGRPANFLDIGGGATRERVREAAKIVLTHPRVKAVLVNIFGGITRCDEVAAGVVEALKEAGVAKPVVVRMLGTNEEEGRRILREHGINAYTEMDEAVLKVVQLAREVG; encoded by the coding sequence ATGAAGCTCTACGAGTATGAGGGTAAGGAGATAGCTAGGAGGTATGGTGTCGACGTCCCCAGGGGGCTCCTTGCCTCGAGTGTTGAGGAGGTTGCGGAGGCGTATAGGAGGCTTGGCTCCCAAGTGGTGGTTTTAAAGGCGCAGGTGCTTGTAGGCGGTAGGGGTTTAGCCGGCGGCGTGAAGAAGGCTGGGAGCCTTGAGGAAGCGGTGGCTAAGGCCGGCGAGCTGTTCTCCACGAGTATAAGGGGTGAGAGGGTTGGGAAACTCCTTGTCGAGGAGGCTGTCTGCATCTCCCGCGAGCTCTACGTCTCCCTCACCGTTGACAGGGCGTCGAGGAGGCTGGTCTACCTTGTCTCAGGGATGGGCGGGGTGGAGATAGAGGAGCTTGCGAGGAGGCACCCGGATAAGGTACTTAGGATCCCTGTAGACCCCTTCAACGGGTTCAGCAGCTACATGGCTAGGCAGGCGCTGGGCTTCCTCGGGCTTCCATGGGATAAACTAGGGGTTCTCGAGAACGTTATGAGAGCCATGTACAGGATTATGGTTGACTACGATGCCGAGCTCGTTGAGTTCAACCCGCTTGCATACACGTGTAGCGGGGGGCTTACAGCCCTGGATGCCAAGGTGATCGTGGACGATAACAGCTTGTACAGGCACCCGGATCTACAGCCCCTCTACGGGAGGGATGCATCCAGCTATGAGCGGCTTGCCAAGCAGTTGGAGTTCAACTACGTGGAGCTGGACGGCGATATAGGGGTGATAAGTAATGGAGCCGGGTTGACCATGGCCACGATGGACGCCATCCTCCACTACGGTGGGAGGCCGGCTAACTTCCTGGATATAGGGGGTGGGGCAACCCGTGAAAGGGTTAGGGAGGCTGCTAAAATAGTGCTCACTCATCCAAGGGTTAAAGCAGTCCTCGTCAACATATTTGGAGGTATAACGAGATGCGATGAGGTTGCAGCAGGAGTCGTTGAAGCCTTGAAGGAGGCCGGGGTGGCTAAGCCAGTCGTGGTCAGGATGCTTGGCACCAATGAGGAGGAGGGGAGGAGGATACTCAGGGAGCACGGGATAAACGCTTACACGGAGATGGATGAAGCGGTTTTAAAAGTGGTTCAACTAGCGAGGGAGGTGGGTTAG
- the sucD gene encoding succinate--CoA ligase subunit alpha, translating to MGVLVDSATRVVVQGVTGREGSFHTKLMLEYGTRIVAGTSPGKGGSYVHGVPVYNSIWEAVREQGAVDASIVFVPARFAGDAVYEAVDNGVRTVVVITEGIPLHDELRFVNYARSRGVVVVGPNTPGVMTVGEAKLGIMPAHVFKPGRVGIVSRSGTLTYEIARELSKHGYGVSTVLGLGGDPVTGLDFIDAAKLFFADSGTDALVVVGEIGGDAEERFAGFYAGLAERKPVVAYVAGRTAPPGKRMGHAGAIISMGMGDYASKRRSLEEAGIPVAETPSQVPVLLGRLLKR from the coding sequence ATGGGCGTCCTCGTTGACTCAGCCACTAGAGTAGTGGTTCAAGGGGTTACCGGGAGGGAGGGGAGCTTCCACACGAAGCTCATGCTGGAGTACGGTACCAGGATCGTGGCGGGCACGTCGCCCGGTAAGGGAGGCAGCTATGTTCACGGTGTCCCAGTATACAACTCTATATGGGAAGCCGTGAGGGAGCAGGGAGCGGTTGACGCCAGCATCGTCTTCGTCCCGGCAAGATTCGCAGGTGACGCTGTCTACGAGGCCGTTGACAACGGTGTGAGAACAGTGGTCGTGATCACCGAGGGCATCCCCCTGCACGACGAGCTCAGATTCGTCAACTACGCAAGGAGCCGCGGCGTGGTCGTCGTGGGGCCTAATACACCCGGTGTAATGACGGTTGGCGAGGCGAAGCTCGGCATAATGCCGGCCCACGTGTTTAAACCCGGCAGGGTCGGGATAGTCTCGAGGAGTGGGACCCTCACGTATGAGATAGCTCGTGAGCTCTCGAAGCACGGCTACGGGGTTTCAACAGTGCTCGGCCTCGGCGGCGACCCTGTCACAGGCCTCGACTTCATAGACGCCGCCAAGCTCTTCTTCGCGGACAGCGGTACGGATGCACTCGTCGTCGTGGGTGAGATAGGCGGGGACGCGGAGGAGAGGTTCGCGGGATTCTACGCTGGGCTGGCTGAGAGGAAGCCTGTTGTAGCCTATGTGGCTGGGAGGACTGCGCCGCCCGGTAAGAGGATGGGGCATGCAGGGGCAATAATATCCATGGGGATGGGGGACTACGCGTCTAAGCGGAGGAGCCTTGAGGAAGCCGGGATACCTGTAGCCGAGACCCCTTCCCAGGTCCCAGTGCTCCTGGGGAGGCTGCTTAAGCGTTAG
- a CDS encoding HAD family hydrolase, protein MAGCMAVSFDVWGTLVDLDKTLDHLSEVASRRLGLTGEEARRAVYGSHDDARRLRRLTPNLHPAELISRAKEMLAARLSTETRVVDSILFEAFTTVKPEAILYPDVEPALSELEEAGCYMGVIGNVLFWPSSYTVTVLERIGLSRYFKTLVFSDTVGYSKPDRGIFLEFAEASGFEPGRIIHVGDNTLEDVGGALSSGFIGVLINRRTRRNMYIEELKAAVINDMRELPKLYHEISRTTCT, encoded by the coding sequence ATGGCCGGGTGCATGGCGGTAAGCTTCGATGTATGGGGCACGCTCGTAGATCTCGATAAGACTCTTGACCACCTCTCAGAGGTGGCTTCAAGGAGGCTTGGGCTCACCGGGGAGGAGGCACGTAGAGCTGTATACGGGTCTCATGACGATGCACGGAGGCTTAGGAGGCTCACGCCAAACCTGCATCCAGCCGAATTAATTTCACGTGCAAAGGAGATGCTTGCAGCACGCTTATCAACTGAGACACGTGTAGTCGACTCAATACTGTTCGAGGCCTTTACAACGGTTAAACCCGAGGCAATACTATACCCTGACGTGGAGCCCGCACTAAGCGAGCTCGAGGAAGCCGGCTGCTACATGGGTGTAATAGGGAACGTGCTCTTCTGGCCCAGCAGCTACACTGTCACAGTACTAGAGAGGATCGGCCTCTCCAGGTATTTTAAGACACTGGTTTTCTCGGATACAGTGGGCTACAGTAAGCCCGACAGAGGTATATTCCTAGAGTTCGCGGAGGCCTCAGGATTCGAGCCAGGCAGAATAATACACGTAGGGGACAACACACTAGAGGATGTTGGAGGAGCCCTTTCCTCAGGGTTCATCGGCGTATTGATAAACAGGAGAACCCGTAGAAACATGTATATCGAGGAACTGAAGGCAGCAGTAATCAACGACATGAGAGAACTACCAAAACTCTACCACGAGATATCACGCACAACATGCACATGA
- a CDS encoding adenosine-specific kinase yields MSVSIHVVDVEIPEGANIIIGRSHFIKTVEDIYEVLVTSVPGVRFGLAFNEASGKRLVRYEGNDEELVNAAVNAALKIGSGHTFILYIRNAYPINILNQLKNVQEVVSLYVATGNPVQVLVAETNQGRTIIGVVDGYPPLGVEGAADREERKEFLRRIGYKK; encoded by the coding sequence ATGAGCGTCTCGATACATGTGGTAGACGTAGAGATCCCTGAGGGCGCCAACATTATCATAGGGCGGAGCCACTTCATAAAGACCGTTGAGGACATATACGAGGTCCTCGTAACAAGCGTCCCCGGGGTAAGATTCGGGTTAGCGTTCAACGAGGCAAGCGGGAAAAGGCTTGTAAGGTATGAGGGAAACGATGAAGAGCTGGTTAACGCGGCGGTCAATGCGGCCTTAAAGATAGGGTCAGGCCATACTTTCATCCTCTACATAAGGAACGCCTATCCAATAAACATCTTGAACCAGTTGAAGAACGTGCAGGAAGTGGTTTCACTCTACGTTGCAACAGGGAACCCTGTACAGGTACTGGTCGCCGAGACAAACCAGGGGAGGACAATTATAGGCGTCGTCGACGGATATCCACCCCTGGGTGTTGAAGGCGCGGCGGACAGGGAGGAGAGGAAAGAGTTCCTTAGGAGGATAGGCTATAAAAAATAG
- the ppa gene encoding inorganic diphosphatase yields the protein MGVYDKLGPGSKAPEEVYVVIEIPVNSGVKYELDKETGLLFVDRVLYTSMVYPFNYGFIPGTLEEDGDPVDVLVVSSEPLVPGSVIKARPVGVLETEDEKGRDAKIIAVPADKVDPRYSGVRDIGDIPEPVKQRIKHFFEHYKELEPGKWVKTIGWRNREEALKRIRAAIERAGTQAK from the coding sequence ATGGGTGTATACGATAAGCTGGGCCCCGGCTCCAAGGCTCCTGAAGAAGTATATGTTGTAATAGAGATCCCTGTTAACAGCGGTGTGAAATACGAGCTTGACAAGGAGACAGGCTTACTCTTCGTTGACAGGGTTCTCTACACATCCATGGTGTACCCCTTCAACTACGGCTTCATCCCCGGTACCCTTGAGGAGGATGGGGACCCCGTGGACGTCCTCGTGGTTTCATCCGAGCCCCTTGTCCCAGGCTCAGTGATAAAGGCTAGGCCGGTCGGCGTCCTGGAGACCGAGGATGAGAAGGGGAGGGACGCTAAGATAATAGCTGTACCAGCCGACAAAGTGGACCCAAGGTACAGTGGTGTAAGAGATATAGGCGACATACCTGAACCAGTGAAGCAGAGGATAAAGCACTTCTTCGAACACTACAAGGAGCTCGAGCCAGGTAAATGGGTTAAAACAATAGGGTGGAGGAACAGGGAGGAGGCATTGAAAAGGATAAGGGCAGCCATCGAGAGAGCGGGAACACAAGCCAAGTAG